In one Armatimonadota bacterium genomic region, the following are encoded:
- a CDS encoding carbohydrate ABC transporter permease, with amino-acid sequence MKVPTANSNTSELTKHKRARRRKEFVRKTILHTVLLFGSGVFMLPFIWLVTTSLKEEEQIFKYPPVWIPTRQIKIKIEGRKYPVSEWMGQRVAELGETEDGRIKVRLLTDGSCKEKIAFVERADLKKVRAFGLKWENYTDALNFLPEETKKGLLYLWNTVYVTILSILGTLLSSSLVAFSFARLRWPGRDVLFVVLLATMMLPGAVTMVPVFLVFRALNWVDTLKPLWTPAFFGSAFSVFLLRQFFMTIPMDLEDAAKIDGCGYFGIYRQIMLPLIKPALAALTIMTFMSSWNNFMGPLIYINSPEKMTLSYGLQLFQGAHGAEYALLMAASTLVMLPVLFVFFFTQRYFIQGITLTGLKG; translated from the coding sequence ATGAAAGTACCAACCGCCAACAGTAATACCTCAGAGTTAACGAAGCACAAACGTGCAAGAAGGCGCAAAGAGTTTGTGCGTAAAACGATTTTGCATACGGTATTACTTTTTGGCTCTGGGGTTTTCATGTTGCCCTTTATTTGGCTTGTCACAACATCACTAAAGGAGGAAGAACAGATTTTTAAATATCCGCCGGTATGGATTCCAACTCGACAAATCAAGATAAAAATAGAAGGTCGCAAATATCCTGTTTCTGAGTGGATGGGTCAAAGGGTTGCTGAGCTTGGTGAAACAGAAGACGGACGCATTAAAGTGCGATTACTAACGGATGGTTCTTGCAAAGAAAAAATTGCATTTGTTGAACGTGCTGATCTTAAGAAGGTTCGCGCGTTTGGCTTGAAGTGGGAAAACTATACTGATGCGTTGAACTTCCTTCCGGAGGAAACAAAGAAAGGCCTTTTGTACCTATGGAATACTGTATACGTAACCATTCTCAGCATCCTTGGCACTCTCCTATCAAGCTCACTAGTTGCTTTTTCATTTGCGAGATTGCGATGGCCAGGGAGGGATGTGCTTTTCGTTGTCTTGCTGGCAACAATGATGCTTCCCGGCGCAGTGACAATGGTGCCTGTATTTCTTGTGTTCCGGGCACTGAATTGGGTGGATACACTCAAGCCCCTATGGACGCCAGCATTTTTTGGAAGCGCTTTTAGTGTTTTTCTGCTTAGGCAATTTTTCATGACAATTCCCATGGATTTGGAAGACGCAGCGAAAATTGATGGTTGTGGCTACTTCGGAATATATCGGCAGATTATGCTCCCACTTATCAAACCAGCACTTGCTGCATTAACTATAATGACCTTCATGAGTTCTTGGAATAACTTTATGGGTCCCTTAATTTATATAAATTCGCCGGAAAAGATGACGCTTTCTTATGGACTCCAGCTCTTTCAGGGAGCACATGGAGCTGAGTATGCCCTTCTAATGGCTGCATCGACGCTCGTCATGCTTCCTGTTCTTTTTGTTTTCTTCTTCACACAACGCTATTTCATTCAAGGGATTACTCTCACTGGGCTCAAAGGGTAA